In the genome of uncultured Campylobacter sp., one region contains:
- the groES gene encoding co-chaperone GroES → MKFQPLGKRVLIEREEETKKTASGIIIPDNASKEKPSTGKIVAVGSECEGVKNGDTVAFAKYAGSEISLDDKKFLILNLEDVLGIIK, encoded by the coding sequence ATGAAATTTCAACCACTTGGCAAGCGCGTTCTAATAGAGCGCGAGGAGGAAACAAAAAAGACCGCTTCGGGCATCATCATCCCCGACAATGCTTCAAAAGAGAAGCCTTCGACCGGCAAAATCGTAGCCGTCGGCAGCGAATGTGAAGGCGTCAAAAATGGCGATACCGTAGCGTTTGCAAAATACGCAGGTAGCGAGATCAGCTTAGACGATAAGAAATTTCTTATCTTAAATTTAGAAGATGTTTTAGGCATAATTAAATAA
- the groL gene encoding chaperonin GroEL (60 kDa chaperone family; promotes refolding of misfolded polypeptides especially under stressful conditions; forms two stacked rings of heptamers to form a barrel-shaped 14mer; ends can be capped by GroES; misfolded proteins enter the barrel where they are refolded when GroES binds) yields the protein MAKEIIFSDDARNKLYAGVRKLNDAVKVTMGPRGRNVLIQKSFGAPAITKDGVTVAKEIELKDTLENMGASLVREVASKTNDQAGDGTTTATVLAHAIFKEGLRNVTAGANPIEVKRGMDKFSAAVIEELKKSSKKVSVKKEIAQVATISANNDSAVGDLIADAMERVGKDGVITVEEAKSINDELNVVEGMQFDRGYLSPYFITNAEKMLVELSSPLVLLFDKKITNLKDLLPVLEQVQKSGKPLLIIAEDIEGEALATLVVNKLRGVLNISAVKAPGFGDRRKAMLEDIAILTGGTVISEELGRTLESASMADLGQAERIVIDKDNTTIVGGAGKKKDIDARVLQIKAQIAETTSDYDKEKLQERMAKLSGGVAVIKVGAATETEMKEKKDRVDDALNATKAAVDEGIVIGGGAALIRAGLSVKLALSGDELIGADIVKRALFAPLRQIAENAGFDAGVVANKVEQGSDKKFGFNAANGEYVNMFDAGIIDPVKVERIALQNAVSVASLLLTTEATVSEIKEEKPAMPPMPDMGGMGGMGGMM from the coding sequence ATGGCAAAAGAGATTATTTTTTCAGACGACGCAAGAAACAAGCTTTACGCGGGCGTTAGAAAGCTAAACGACGCGGTAAAAGTTACGATGGGACCTCGCGGTCGCAATGTCTTAATCCAAAAAAGCTTCGGCGCTCCGGCGATCACAAAAGACGGCGTAACCGTCGCTAAAGAGATTGAGCTAAAAGATACGCTAGAGAATATGGGCGCTTCCTTGGTGCGCGAAGTAGCGAGCAAAACTAACGATCAAGCAGGCGACGGCACTACGACTGCGACCGTACTAGCTCACGCGATCTTTAAAGAGGGTCTACGCAACGTAACTGCGGGCGCAAATCCGATCGAAGTTAAGCGCGGTATGGATAAATTTAGCGCTGCGGTTATTGAGGAGCTAAAAAAATCATCCAAAAAAGTAAGTGTCAAAAAAGAGATCGCTCAGGTCGCTACGATCTCTGCCAATAACGACAGCGCGGTGGGCGATCTGATCGCAGACGCTATGGAAAGAGTCGGCAAGGACGGCGTCATAACCGTTGAAGAGGCGAAATCTATCAACGATGAGTTAAACGTAGTCGAGGGAATGCAGTTTGACCGCGGCTATCTAAGCCCATATTTCATTACAAATGCCGAGAAAATGCTAGTTGAGCTAAGCTCGCCGCTAGTGCTTCTATTTGACAAAAAAATTACAAATTTAAAAGACCTATTACCGGTTTTGGAGCAGGTTCAAAAAAGCGGCAAACCGCTTCTAATCATCGCCGAGGATATCGAGGGCGAGGCACTTGCGACCTTGGTCGTAAATAAACTTCGCGGCGTGCTAAATATCTCCGCGGTCAAGGCTCCGGGATTTGGCGATCGCAGAAAGGCGATGCTTGAAGATATCGCGATTTTAACGGGCGGCACCGTCATCAGCGAGGAGCTTGGCAGAACGCTAGAAAGTGCTTCTATGGCCGATCTTGGACAAGCTGAGCGCATCGTGATCGACAAAGATAACACCACTATCGTAGGCGGCGCGGGCAAGAAAAAAGATATCGACGCGCGCGTTTTGCAGATCAAAGCTCAAATCGCCGAGACTACGAGTGATTACGACAAAGAGAAGCTTCAAGAGCGCATGGCTAAGCTTAGCGGCGGCGTTGCGGTTATCAAGGTGGGCGCTGCGACCGAAACCGAGATGAAAGAGAAAAAAGACCGCGTGGACGATGCTCTAAACGCAACCAAAGCAGCCGTAGACGAGGGTATCGTAATCGGCGGCGGCGCTGCGCTAATCAGAGCTGGACTTAGCGTAAAGCTAGCTCTAAGCGGCGACGAGCTTATCGGCGCAGATATCGTTAAGCGCGCGCTTTTCGCTCCGCTTCGCCAGATCGCCGAGAATGCGGGATTTGACGCGGGTGTCGTAGCTAATAAGGTCGAGCAAGGCTCAGATAAAAAATTTGGCTTCAACGCCGCAAATGGCGAGTACGTCAATATGTTTGACGCAGGTATCATCGATCCGGTCAAAGTCGAGCGCATTGCGCTTCAAAATGCGGTCTCCGTAGCAAGCCTGCTTCTAACGACCGAAGCGACCGTCAGCGAGATCAAAGAGGAGAAACCTGCAATGCCTCCAATGCCTGATATGGGCGGAATGGGCGGCATGGGCGGAATGATGTAG
- the ispG gene encoding flavodoxin-dependent (E)-4-hydroxy-3-methylbut-2-enyl-diphosphate synthase, whose translation MKNRYPTRQISVGSVKIGGGAPISVQSMSFSKTKDVEGTLEQINRLYFAGCDIVRCAVLDKADADALARIKKSSPLPIVADIHFNFRLALQVAEFVDAIRINPGNIGGKDRIKEVVRACKARSLPIRIGVNLGSLEEQFEQKYGRNVEAMVQSALYNAALLQDEDFSDIAISLKTSDAPSTVAAYRALRPLCEYPFHLGVTEAGTKFHASIKSAIALGTLLMEGIGDTMRVSITGELEEEIRVARAILQDAGVQKSGVNIISCPTCGRLQSDLLSAIKIVEEKTAHIKMPLNISVMGCVVNAIGEAKGADVAIAFGNGRGIVMRHGEVVAKLDESKLVERFLQEVEDEVRVREGA comes from the coding sequence TTGAAAAATCGCTATCCGACCCGCCAAATCTCCGTCGGCTCCGTCAAAATCGGCGGCGGCGCGCCCATCTCCGTGCAGTCGATGAGCTTTTCTAAGACCAAGGACGTGGAGGGCACGCTAGAGCAAATTAACCGCCTGTATTTTGCTGGCTGCGACATCGTGCGCTGCGCCGTGCTCGATAAAGCGGACGCGGACGCGCTCGCGCGGATCAAAAAAAGCTCGCCGCTTCCCATCGTAGCGGACATCCATTTTAATTTTCGCTTGGCGCTGCAGGTTGCGGAATTCGTCGATGCTATCCGCATAAATCCCGGCAATATCGGTGGCAAGGACCGCATTAAAGAGGTCGTGCGCGCGTGTAAAGCTCGCAGCCTGCCTATCCGTATCGGCGTAAATTTGGGCTCACTCGAGGAGCAGTTTGAGCAAAAATACGGCCGCAACGTGGAGGCAATGGTGCAAAGCGCGCTGTATAACGCCGCGCTGCTGCAGGATGAGGACTTTAGCGACATCGCGATCTCGCTTAAGACCTCCGACGCGCCGAGCACGGTGGCTGCGTATCGCGCGCTGCGCCCGCTATGCGAGTATCCTTTTCATCTGGGCGTGACCGAGGCGGGGACGAAATTTCACGCGAGCATCAAGAGCGCAATCGCGCTGGGCACGCTTTTGATGGAGGGGATCGGCGATACAATGCGCGTGAGTATCACGGGCGAGCTTGAGGAGGAAATCCGCGTCGCGCGCGCGATCCTGCAGGATGCGGGCGTGCAAAAAAGCGGCGTCAATATCATCTCGTGCCCTACCTGCGGGCGTTTGCAAAGCGATCTACTAAGCGCGATCAAAATCGTCGAAGAAAAAACCGCGCATATCAAAATGCCGCTAAATATCAGCGTCATGGGCTGCGTCGTAAATGCGATCGGCGAGGCGAAAGGCGCGGACGTGGCGATCGCGTTCGGCAACGGGCGCGGCATCGTGATGCGCCACGGCGAAGTGGTCGCCAAACTCGATGAGAGCAAGCTCGTGGAGCGGTTTTTGCAAGAGGTCGAGGACGAGGTGCGGGTTCGAGAAGGAGCGTGA
- a CDS encoding replicative DNA helicase translates to MATKQNVPANLYDLDMERAILSSLLQNEDAYGELSEIISVGDFFYKPHADIYEAIVKCSSHNEPIAPSFVKKWLAERYDDGAFTEVVATSGVVDAPKYALELREKSIKRSLIKVAHEIPSMVNEAVRSKDTADKISSKIYELIDEECHGGIKKSHEIIADVVEELKRQKALAGSELVGLDTGFRFLNDCTKGLKPGELIIIAARPGMGKTAFALNLMMKTLQSGKGVVFFSLEMPSVQLMYRILSALSSIPLSDIMSAKLSDDDWTRFNDACDAVLNMPLFVYDSGYVNIHQVRTQLRKLKSADANIELCVIDYIGLMTSTSNYSERHLQIAEISRGLKLLARELNIPIIALSQLNRSLEARSNKRPMLSDLRESGAIEQDADIILFVYRDEVYKEQMERERISRLEAEGKDAGEPVFRRNDYQEKAEIIVGKNRSGEAGRTIEVGFQGRFTRFVDTSFGGEPSESAIFNENDNLDYVSQLQDQGFEEPVAPRLDTAQQGAAQNLQQNLTQNFNEAQNFNEAQNSGVSLNESSASARNSSVNIDFDEMPSFGQSDAQDGEEIDGESKFSVEQGLAEVQRAAQNAPQKQEFEEQNLDDARAGGVVPEIDVHKNLAGTPRGVKDTSRGIKGAQQGVESISQGVKNTQQEDAVYFENGERDEPPFEPQEDEAKFKPAPPLNIEEMGIPKINEANRLDDDDAPLDL, encoded by the coding sequence ATGGCAACGAAGCAGAATGTGCCTGCAAATTTATACGATCTGGATATGGAGCGCGCGATCTTAAGCTCGCTTTTGCAAAACGAGGACGCATACGGCGAGCTGAGCGAGATAATCTCGGTCGGCGATTTTTTCTACAAGCCGCACGCCGATATCTACGAGGCGATCGTCAAGTGCTCCTCGCACAACGAGCCGATCGCGCCGAGCTTCGTTAAAAAATGGCTAGCCGAGCGCTACGACGATGGCGCATTTACCGAGGTCGTAGCCACTAGCGGCGTGGTCGATGCCCCAAAATACGCGCTCGAGCTGCGTGAAAAATCGATCAAGCGCTCGCTAATCAAGGTCGCGCACGAGATCCCTTCGATGGTAAATGAAGCCGTGCGCAGCAAAGACACCGCCGATAAAATCAGCTCTAAGATTTACGAGCTCATCGACGAGGAGTGCCACGGCGGCATCAAAAAATCGCACGAGATTATCGCCGACGTGGTAGAGGAGCTGAAACGCCAAAAGGCGCTCGCAGGCTCGGAGCTCGTGGGGCTGGATACGGGCTTTCGCTTCCTAAACGACTGCACGAAGGGGCTGAAACCGGGCGAGCTTATCATTATCGCCGCCCGTCCCGGCATGGGAAAGACCGCATTTGCGCTAAATTTGATGATGAAAACGCTGCAAAGCGGCAAAGGCGTCGTATTTTTCTCGCTCGAGATGCCCTCCGTGCAGCTGATGTATCGCATACTAAGCGCGCTTAGCTCGATCCCGCTAAGCGACATAATGAGCGCCAAGCTCAGCGACGACGACTGGACGCGCTTCAACGACGCTTGCGACGCGGTGCTGAATATGCCGCTTTTCGTCTATGATAGCGGCTACGTGAACATCCACCAGGTCCGCACCCAGCTGCGCAAGCTCAAATCCGCGGATGCCAACATCGAGCTTTGCGTGATCGATTACATCGGACTTATGACGAGCACGAGCAACTACTCCGAGCGCCACCTGCAAATCGCCGAAATTTCACGCGGACTCAAGCTCTTGGCGCGCGAGCTAAACATCCCGATCATCGCGCTGTCGCAGCTAAACCGCTCGCTCGAGGCGCGCTCGAACAAACGCCCGATGCTAAGCGATCTGCGCGAAAGCGGCGCGATCGAGCAGGACGCCGACATCATACTTTTCGTCTATCGCGACGAGGTTTATAAAGAGCAGATGGAGCGCGAGCGCATTTCGCGGCTGGAGGCCGAGGGCAAGGACGCGGGCGAGCCCGTATTTAGGCGCAACGACTATCAGGAAAAAGCCGAAATCATCGTCGGCAAAAACCGCTCGGGCGAGGCGGGTAGGACGATCGAGGTGGGCTTTCAGGGCAGATTTACCCGCTTTGTCGATACGAGCTTCGGCGGCGAGCCCAGCGAGAGCGCGATCTTTAACGAAAACGACAATCTCGACTACGTCTCGCAGCTGCAAGATCAGGGCTTTGAGGAGCCTGTTGCGCCGCGTCTTGATACGGCGCAGCAGGGTGCAGCTCAGAATTTGCAGCAAAATTTAACGCAGAATTTTAATGAAGCCCAAAATTTTAACGAAGCGCAAAATAGCGGCGTAAGTTTAAATGAAAGCTCCGCGAGCGCCAGAAATTCCAGTGTAAATATCGACTTTGACGAGATGCCTAGCTTCGGTCAAAGCGATGCGCAGGACGGCGAGGAGATAGACGGCGAGTCTAAATTTAGCGTAGAGCAGGGCTTGGCAGAGGTACAGCGCGCGGCACAGAACGCACCGCAAAAGCAAGAATTTGAGGAGCAAAATTTAGATGATGCGAGAGCGGGCGGCGTCGTACCAGAAATAGACGTGCATAAAAATTTAGCAGGCACTCCGCGAGGCGTAAAAGACACATCGCGGGGCATAAAAGGCGCACAGCAAGGCGTAGAGAGCATATCACAAGGCGTAAAGAACACGCAGCAAGAGGACGCTGTGTATTTTGAAAATGGCGAGCGCGATGAGCCGCCTTTTGAACCGCAAGAGGACGAGGCGAAATTTAAACCCGCACCGCCTCTAAATATCGAAGAAATGGGCATTCCAAAGATCAATGAGGCAAACAGGCTCGATGACGACGACGCGCCGCTGGATCTGTGA
- a CDS encoding RNA degradosome polyphosphate kinase, producing MQTQNNFINRELSWLRFNTRVLEQCKKDIPLIEKLKFLAIYSTNLDEFYMIRVAGLKQLFTAGVITSGDDEMTPLEQLRAIRSYLRNEQTELEQQYFGIQKELCKNGLFIKSYDELQPELKPVADEFFFSQIMPVIVPIAVDATHPFPHLNNLSFSLAVKLCDEGAPESVHFGMIRIPRVIPRFVQVAQNTYVPIGTIVKRHAEEIFPGYKLISSAAFRVTRNADIVIEEEEADDFMMILEAGLKLRRKGAFVRLQIEKDADAELLEFLNSHLKIFYKDIYECAVPLTLDGLWEIASNKDFSFLAHPQYLPKTLPPFNENTSVMSAMEKEDILLIHPYESFDPVQKLIKEAAKDPKVISIRMTLYRVEKNSPIVQSLIEAASDGKQVTVMVELKARFDEENNLHWAKALEDAGAHVIYGITGFKVHAKVTQIIKKEDGKLKFYIHLGTGNYNGSSAKIYTDVSFFTCGDRFDKDTTNFFHILSGYNKNRKLDNLSMSPMQIKERLLAMIKNEEKQGSAGRIIAKMNALVDGDMIKALYKASAAGVKIDLIVRGICCLRPALKGVSENIRVISIVGKYLEHARIFYFAHAQPSLYIASADWMPRNLERRLELMSPIYNENLQNKLKEILKLQLSDNELAFELQSSGEYRKIAPKKGEEKIDDQEFLEIYFNKIYKNIRKHDESDTALTKLLKES from the coding sequence ATGCAAACACAAAATAATTTTATAAACCGCGAGCTAAGCTGGCTACGCTTCAATACTCGCGTGCTGGAACAATGCAAAAAGGATATCCCGCTAATTGAAAAATTAAAATTTCTAGCCATTTACAGCACGAATTTAGACGAATTTTATATGATCCGCGTGGCGGGTCTAAAGCAGCTTTTCACCGCCGGCGTTATAACCAGCGGGGACGATGAGATGACGCCTCTTGAGCAGCTACGCGCGATCCGCTCCTATCTAAGAAACGAACAAACCGAGCTTGAGCAGCAGTATTTCGGCATCCAAAAGGAACTTTGCAAAAACGGGCTTTTTATCAAAAGCTACGACGAACTGCAGCCCGAGCTAAAGCCCGTGGCGGACGAGTTTTTCTTCTCGCAGATAATGCCCGTCATCGTCCCGATTGCAGTGGATGCAACTCATCCTTTTCCGCATCTAAATAATCTCAGCTTCTCCCTTGCGGTCAAGCTCTGCGATGAGGGCGCTCCCGAGTCGGTGCATTTTGGAATGATTAGAATTCCGCGCGTGATTCCGCGCTTCGTGCAGGTCGCGCAAAATACCTACGTGCCGATCGGCACTATCGTAAAGCGCCACGCGGAGGAAATTTTCCCCGGCTACAAGCTCATCAGCTCCGCAGCCTTCCGCGTCACGCGAAACGCAGATATCGTAATCGAGGAGGAGGAAGCGGACGATTTTATGATGATCCTGGAAGCGGGGCTTAAGCTGCGCCGCAAGGGGGCTTTCGTACGGCTTCAGATCGAAAAGGACGCCGATGCTGAACTATTAGAATTTCTAAATTCCCATCTTAAAATTTTTTACAAAGATATATATGAATGTGCCGTGCCACTTACGCTGGACGGGCTTTGGGAGATCGCTTCTAATAAGGATTTTTCCTTTCTAGCCCATCCTCAGTATCTACCAAAGACGCTGCCCCCCTTTAACGAAAACACCTCCGTTATGAGCGCGATGGAGAAGGAGGATATCCTGCTGATCCATCCTTACGAGAGCTTCGATCCTGTCCAAAAGCTCATCAAAGAAGCAGCTAAGGATCCGAAAGTCATCTCGATCCGCATGACGCTGTATCGCGTGGAGAAAAACTCCCCGATCGTTCAAAGCCTGATCGAAGCCGCAAGCGACGGCAAGCAGGTGACGGTAATGGTCGAGCTTAAGGCGAGGTTTGATGAGGAAAACAACCTGCACTGGGCGAAAGCGCTCGAAGACGCGGGCGCGCACGTGATCTACGGCATCACGGGTTTTAAAGTCCACGCCAAGGTAACTCAGATCATCAAAAAAGAGGACGGTAAGTTAAAATTTTATATCCACTTAGGCACGGGCAACTACAACGGCTCGAGCGCTAAAATTTACACCGACGTGAGCTTTTTTACCTGCGGCGATCGCTTCGATAAGGACACGACGAATTTCTTCCACATCCTCTCGGGCTACAACAAAAACCGCAAGCTGGACAACCTCTCTATGTCGCCGATGCAGATCAAAGAGCGGCTCCTGGCGATGATAAAAAATGAGGAAAAGCAAGGCTCTGCCGGCAGGATCATCGCTAAGATGAACGCTCTTGTCGACGGCGATATGATCAAGGCGCTGTATAAAGCAAGCGCTGCGGGCGTAAAGATCGATCTCATCGTGCGCGGCATCTGCTGCTTGCGCCCCGCACTTAAGGGCGTTAGCGAAAATATCCGCGTGATCTCGATCGTCGGCAAATACCTGGAGCACGCTAGAATTTTTTACTTCGCGCACGCCCAGCCCAGCCTATACATCGCGAGCGCGGATTGGATGCCGCGAAATTTGGAGCGCAGACTGGAACTAATGAGCCCGATTTACAACGAAAATTTGCAAAACAAGCTCAAAGAAATTTTAAAACTTCAGCTAAGTGATAACGAGCTTGCATTCGAGCTACAAAGCAGCGGCGAGTACCGAAAGATCGCGCCGAAAAAGGGCGAAGAAAAGATCGACGATCAGGAATTTTTAGAAATTTATTTCAATAAAATTTATAAAAACATCCGCAAGCACGACGAAAGCGACACGGCGCTAACCAAGCTTTTGAAGGAGAGCTAA